A genome region from Manihot esculenta cultivar AM560-2 chromosome 5, M.esculenta_v8, whole genome shotgun sequence includes the following:
- the LOC110615701 gene encoding nucleolin isoform X1 translates to MAKQDPSDSELEPEKLSEIEEEDEEDEEGEEEEEPGTPIRNVAKQGISEYEKQRLLRIAENKARIEALGLHKMASSLMGSTQKSSQARKSIQRKWKSKVVEEDDDYRPDDDDDNDDTDDKDDAESDGDEDDEDFVHIQSSSKSHRNKVKDKVPKPKKKVTVQKNLSSADYIDEENEELMRAIALSLKDSAEDATLKERKRDANIQEDARRRKRKKSQFNNRVQITEDELILHFFQFDEAGRGFLTKRDLQRVATAHDFTWTEGELADMIHCFDSDGDGKLSLDDFRKIVCRCNMIRGSENH, encoded by the exons ATGGCAAAGCAGGACCCATCAGATTCAGAACTCGAACCAGAGAAGTTGAGCGAAatcgaagaagaagatgaagaagatgaagaaggggaggaggaagaggagccTGGGACTCCCATTAGGAATGTGGCGAAGCAGGGGATATCGGAGTACGAAAAACAGAGGCTATTGAGAATTGCAGAAAATAAAGCGAGAATAGAGGCTTTGGGTCTCCACAAAATGGCCTCTTCCTTGATGGGTTCAACTCAGAAGTCGAGTCAAGCGCGGAAATCGATTCAGCGAAAATGGAAGAGCAAGGTCGTTGAGGAAGACGACGATTATAGGcccgatgatgatgatgataatgatgatacTGACGATAAAGATGATGCTGAGTCAGATGGGGACGAAGATGATGAAGATTTTGTTCACATTCAATCTTCTTCAAAGTCGCATAGAAACAAG GTTAAGGATAAAGTCCCAAAACCTAAGAAGAAGGTTACCGTTCAAAAGAATCTTAGTAGCGCAGATTACATTGATGAAGAAAATGAGGAACTAATGCGG GCCATCGCTCTCTCATTAAAAGATTCTGCCGAAGATGCAACCcttaaagaaagaaagagggaTGCTAACATTCAAGAAGATGCaaggaggaggaagagaaaAAAATCG CAGTTCAATAACCGGGTGCAGATTACTGAAGATGAACTGATTTTACACTTCTTTCAGTTTGATG AAGCAGGAAGAGGATTTCTAACAAAGCGGGATCTACAAAGAGTAGCAACTGCTCATGATTTTACATGGACAGAAGGGGAATTGGCTGATATGATACATTGCTTTGATAGCGATGGAGATGGGAAG CTAAGCCTTGATGATTTTCGTAAGATTGTTTGCCGTTGCAACATGATACGGGGTTCTGAAAATCATTGA
- the LOC110615701 gene encoding nucleolin isoform X2, with translation MAKQDPSDSELEPEKLSEIEEEDEEDEEGEEEEEPGTPIRNVAKQGISEYEKQRLLRIAENKARIEALGLHKMASSLMGSTQKSSQARKSIQRKWKSKVVEEDDDYRPDDDDDNDDTDDKDDAESDGDEDDEDFVHIQSSSKSHRNKVKDKVPKPKKKVTVQKNLSSADYIDEENEELMRAIALSLKDSAEDATLKERKRDANIQEDARRRKRKKSFNNRVQITEDELILHFFQFDEAGRGFLTKRDLQRVATAHDFTWTEGELADMIHCFDSDGDGKLSLDDFRKIVCRCNMIRGSENH, from the exons ATGGCAAAGCAGGACCCATCAGATTCAGAACTCGAACCAGAGAAGTTGAGCGAAatcgaagaagaagatgaagaagatgaagaaggggaggaggaagaggagccTGGGACTCCCATTAGGAATGTGGCGAAGCAGGGGATATCGGAGTACGAAAAACAGAGGCTATTGAGAATTGCAGAAAATAAAGCGAGAATAGAGGCTTTGGGTCTCCACAAAATGGCCTCTTCCTTGATGGGTTCAACTCAGAAGTCGAGTCAAGCGCGGAAATCGATTCAGCGAAAATGGAAGAGCAAGGTCGTTGAGGAAGACGACGATTATAGGcccgatgatgatgatgataatgatgatacTGACGATAAAGATGATGCTGAGTCAGATGGGGACGAAGATGATGAAGATTTTGTTCACATTCAATCTTCTTCAAAGTCGCATAGAAACAAG GTTAAGGATAAAGTCCCAAAACCTAAGAAGAAGGTTACCGTTCAAAAGAATCTTAGTAGCGCAGATTACATTGATGAAGAAAATGAGGAACTAATGCGG GCCATCGCTCTCTCATTAAAAGATTCTGCCGAAGATGCAACCcttaaagaaagaaagagggaTGCTAACATTCAAGAAGATGCaaggaggaggaagagaaaAAAATCG TTCAATAACCGGGTGCAGATTACTGAAGATGAACTGATTTTACACTTCTTTCAGTTTGATG AAGCAGGAAGAGGATTTCTAACAAAGCGGGATCTACAAAGAGTAGCAACTGCTCATGATTTTACATGGACAGAAGGGGAATTGGCTGATATGATACATTGCTTTGATAGCGATGGAGATGGGAAG CTAAGCCTTGATGATTTTCGTAAGATTGTTTGCCGTTGCAACATGATACGGGGTTCTGAAAATCATTGA